One genomic window of Anaerofustis stercorihominis DSM 17244 includes the following:
- a CDS encoding manganese efflux pump MntP family protein encodes MGILELSLIGIGLAMDAFAVSICKGLNMRKINYVYGIITALFFGVFQAVMPLIGFFLGRQFSTYITTVDHWITFILLAFIGGKMIYEALSEDSECETCGSGIDIKELFLLAIATSIDALAVGVTFAFLDVSIFSSVLLIGVITFVISFIGVIIGNIFGSKYKEKAEIFGGVILILIGLKILLEALFF; translated from the coding sequence ATGGGGATATTAGAATTATCGTTGATCGGTATAGGTCTTGCTATGGACGCTTTTGCGGTATCCATATGCAAAGGTCTTAACATGAGAAAAATAAACTACGTTTACGGGATTATAACGGCACTGTTTTTCGGGGTGTTTCAGGCTGTGATGCCTCTTATAGGTTTCTTCCTCGGAAGACAGTTCAGTACATATATAACGACCGTAGACCACTGGATAACTTTTATACTCCTTGCATTTATAGGCGGGAAGATGATATATGAAGCGTTAAGCGAAGACAGCGAATGCGAAACCTGCGGTTCGGGTATAGATATAAAAGAATTGTTCCTTTTAGCTATAGCGACGAGTATAGACGCTCTGGCTGTTGGGGTCACTTTCGCATTTTTAGATGTATCCATCTTTTCATCGGTACTCTTAATAGGGGTGATAACTTTTGTGATTTCTTTTATAGGAGTGATAATAGGAAATATATTCGGAAGCAAGTATAAAGAAAAAGCCGAGATATTCGGAGGAGTTATACTTATCCTTATAGGTCTTAAAATACTTTTGGAAGCTCTCTTTTTTTAA
- a CDS encoding NFACT family protein, whose product MPFDSITTYAIIKELNSKLKGSKVSKIYMPTKYEVVLHTFDGDKQMLLINAGSSTPRVHFIEDYNASMNEPYGFCMLLRKYLSGAVITDIEGYEFDRIIKIRFESINLLGEYQNLTLTAEIMGRNSNLILIDDESGKIIDSIKHIRPDNPLMREVIPKIDYEYPTKDRLNPLDFNEFVAADNIKSNAGRTLKSALMSTFNGISPIIFSEITSVLDIDNNAGVNELSKEDIENIIKRIREYFSGLDERLKYNLYRKDGNNKDYVCIDISSYEDMEKMTFDTPSKMIDTYYHDIDRLNRLKVVYKDVYNLINRSLAREQHKLELRRKDLEKAEGSEKYNIKGQLLLSNLHLIKKGDKSITVQNFFKEPYEDITISLNPALSPSENANKYFKKYTKLENSKKHLEKLIKDGEENVYFLESQSLYLERAKTYPEVEDIKSVMEELGYIKKKKKKHNLKKVKKLKFTTSDGYEIYVGRNSLDNDYLTRKFAFKTDLWVHTKDIPSSHVIIRTNNGTYSNEALELACKLCVYYSKAKNSSNVPVDYAYIKYVKKPSGMKEGKVIYTNNETVEVTLSEDDIKMIDKLSS is encoded by the coding sequence ATGCCTTTTGATTCTATCACAACTTACGCAATCATAAAAGAATTGAACAGTAAGCTCAAAGGAAGTAAAGTCAGTAAAATATATATGCCCACGAAGTATGAAGTAGTCCTCCATACTTTTGACGGCGACAAACAAATGTTACTTATAAACGCAGGCTCGTCTACTCCGAGGGTGCACTTTATAGAAGATTACAACGCTTCCATGAACGAACCTTACGGTTTTTGTATGCTGCTTAGAAAATATCTTTCGGGAGCGGTAATAACCGATATAGAGGGATATGAATTCGACAGGATAATAAAAATCCGTTTTGAAAGTATAAATCTTCTCGGAGAATATCAAAACCTGACTTTGACAGCCGAAATAATGGGAAGGAATTCCAACCTTATTTTGATTGACGACGAAAGCGGGAAAATAATAGATTCCATAAAACACATCAGACCCGATAATCCGCTTATGAGAGAGGTCATACCCAAAATCGATTATGAATATCCGACAAAAGATAGGCTGAACCCTTTGGATTTCAATGAGTTCGTTGCGGCGGACAATATAAAAAGTAACGCAGGCAGGACTTTAAAGAGTGCGCTGATGAGTACATTCAACGGCATAAGCCCTATAATCTTCAGCGAAATCACTTCCGTACTCGATATAGATAATAATGCGGGAGTAAACGAACTGAGCAAAGAAGATATAGAAAACATAATAAAGAGGATAAGAGAATATTTCAGCGGTTTAGATGAAAGACTAAAATATAACTTATACAGAAAAGACGGGAATAACAAAGATTATGTCTGCATTGATATATCTTCATACGAGGATATGGAAAAGATGACCTTTGATACGCCGTCAAAAATGATAGATACGTACTATCACGATATAGACAGGCTAAACAGGTTAAAGGTAGTTTATAAAGATGTGTATAACCTTATAAACCGTTCTTTGGCGAGAGAACAGCATAAGCTGGAGCTTAGGAGGAAAGACCTTGAAAAAGCAGAAGGAAGCGAGAAATACAATATAAAAGGACAGCTTCTGCTTTCAAATCTTCATTTAATAAAAAAAGGAGATAAAAGCATAACCGTGCAAAACTTCTTCAAAGAACCATACGAAGATATTACGATATCTCTAAACCCCGCTCTTTCTCCGAGCGAAAACGCCAATAAGTATTTCAAGAAATACACCAAGCTTGAAAATTCAAAGAAACACCTTGAAAAGCTTATAAAAGACGGGGAAGAAAATGTATATTTTCTCGAATCTCAGTCTCTTTATCTGGAAAGAGCCAAGACCTATCCGGAAGTAGAGGATATAAAAAGCGTCATGGAAGAGCTTGGATATATAAAGAAGAAAAAGAAGAAACACAATCTAAAAAAGGTAAAGAAACTTAAATTTACCACAAGCGACGGATATGAAATATACGTGGGAAGAAATTCACTGGATAATGATTATTTAACGAGAAAATTTGCTTTTAAGACGGATTTATGGGTCCATACCAAGGATATCCCCTCTTCTCATGTTATAATAAGGACAAATAACGGAACATACTCAAATGAAGCATTGGAACTGGCGTGCAAACTTTGTGTATATTATTCAAAAGCCAAGAACTCTTCAAATGTTCCCGTGGACTATGCTTACATCAAATATGTAAAGAAACCCAGCGGGATGAAAGAAGGAAAAGTGATATATACAAACAACGAGACAGTGGAAGTAACGCTGAGTGAAGACGATATAAAAATGATAGATAAACTAAGCAGTTAA
- the der gene encoding ribosome biogenesis GTPase Der: MREPFVALIGRPNTGKSTLFNKISGKRISIVEDTPGVTRDRIITDTSWSGNSFFLIDTGGIEPKSDDVILKQMKRQANLAIDMADVIVLVVDGRAGVTASDREVATMIRKSGKPCVLAVNKIDSFDIDYLRYEFYDLALGEPIGISAEHALGFGDLLDEVVKHFPENKKGVEEEERTKIAVVGKPNAGKSSLVNTLLGENRVIVSNISGTTRDAIDTIFNYEGKNYTLIDTAGIRRKAKIYDDIEHYSTIRAIGAIERADICLLMIDAMEGVTDQDVKIAGLIKDRYKAVIIVINKWDLVEKETNTMKDMEKKVRSSLYFLDFAPILFISATEKKRTHKLMPLIEEVLTEYGKRITTGLLNEIMGDAVMMNNPPSKGTRRMKIFYTSQVSTAPPTFVIFVNDPELEQDAYSRYLTNKLREAFTFLGSPIKLIYRKKQEN, from the coding sequence ATGAGAGAACCTTTTGTTGCATTAATAGGAAGACCCAACACGGGAAAATCAACGCTTTTCAATAAAATATCCGGAAAAAGGATTTCTATAGTAGAGGATACTCCCGGAGTTACCAGAGACAGGATAATAACAGATACATCTTGGTCGGGAAACAGTTTCTTCCTTATAGATACCGGCGGGATAGAGCCTAAAAGCGATGATGTCATATTAAAACAAATGAAGAGACAGGCAAATCTTGCAATAGATATGGCGGACGTAATAGTCCTTGTTGTGGACGGAAGAGCGGGAGTTACCGCTTCAGACAGAGAAGTTGCCACGATGATAAGAAAAAGCGGGAAACCATGCGTCCTTGCGGTAAATAAAATCGACTCTTTCGATATAGATTATCTAAGATACGAATTTTACGATTTAGCCCTCGGTGAGCCTATAGGGATAAGTGCGGAGCATGCCCTCGGTTTCGGAGATTTACTTGACGAAGTGGTAAAACACTTTCCCGAAAATAAAAAGGGTGTGGAAGAGGAAGAGAGGACTAAAATTGCAGTTGTTGGGAAACCGAATGCGGGAAAATCCAGCCTGGTCAATACGCTTCTCGGTGAAAACAGAGTTATAGTAAGTAATATTTCCGGAACGACAAGAGACGCCATAGACACCATATTCAATTATGAAGGGAAGAATTATACCCTTATAGATACAGCGGGTATAAGAAGAAAAGCGAAGATATATGACGACATAGAACATTACTCTACCATAAGAGCCATCGGTGCCATAGAAAGAGCGGATATATGCCTTTTAATGATAGACGCCATGGAAGGAGTTACAGACCAGGACGTCAAGATAGCCGGACTTATAAAAGACAGATATAAAGCGGTGATCATAGTAATAAACAAATGGGACTTGGTGGAAAAGGAAACCAATACCATGAAAGACATGGAAAAGAAAGTAAGGAGTTCACTTTATTTCCTTGACTTCGCACCTATATTATTTATCAGTGCAACGGAAAAGAAAAGGACTCATAAATTAATGCCTCTTATAGAAGAAGTATTGACCGAGTACGGCAAGAGGATCACAACGGGACTCTTAAACGAAATAATGGGCGATGCGGTCATGATGAACAATCCTCCGTCAAAAGGAACGAGAAGGATGAAGATATTCTATACTTCTCAGGTTTCAACGGCGCCTCCTACTTTCGTGATTTTCGTAAACGATCCGGAACTGGAGCAGGACGCATATTCCAGATACCTTACAAACAAGCTCAGGGAAGCTTTTACCTTCCTCGGAAGCCCGATAAAATTAATTTATAGAAAAAAACAAGAAAATTAA
- the spoIVA gene encoding stage IV sporulation protein A has product MNLGIYEDISKRTGSDIYLGVVGPVRSGKSTFIKKFMDVLVIPNIENKFKRERAVDELPQSGSGKTIMTCEPKFVPNTAANINLGSGVNLNVRLVDCVGYVIPGAVGDMDENEERMIRTPWSDSPMPFKKAAEIGTKKVIEKHSTIGIVVTTDGSISGIERNNYIEAEEKVINELKEINKPFVTILNTTTPNSKATRDLGLELEEKYECKVIVLDVMNITLDDIEALLKDVLFEFPIKEINYSLPLWLDLVREENTINNDIYDFIKSNSNDNDTLNKVIFGVKNSSFDKFGMEVTNIDLSSGIVDVDVKVENSAFYDLLSEKNDIEINGESDLFGLVSDLTQIKREYEKIASALSLARSSGYGVVMPEFEDYKLEEPEMISKSSRHGVKIKACAPALHIICTDVETSVSPTIGSEEECQVFYDKLIDEYKNDQDKIWESEFFGRNLKNMISDNMQNKLISIEDDNKMKIQKTLTKVVNSGKGGIILLWL; this is encoded by the coding sequence ATGAATTTAGGAATATACGAAGATATATCAAAAAGAACAGGAAGTGATATATATCTAGGAGTGGTGGGACCGGTTAGAAGTGGAAAATCCACTTTTATCAAAAAATTTATGGACGTTTTAGTAATACCTAATATCGAAAATAAATTTAAAAGAGAAAGAGCAGTGGATGAACTACCTCAAAGCGGCTCCGGCAAAACTATAATGACGTGCGAACCGAAGTTCGTACCCAACACTGCGGCTAACATCAACCTTGGCAGCGGTGTGAATTTGAATGTAAGGCTCGTAGACTGCGTGGGATATGTTATCCCGGGTGCCGTAGGCGACATGGACGAAAACGAAGAAAGAATGATCAGGACCCCTTGGTCAGACAGTCCTATGCCATTTAAAAAAGCGGCGGAAATCGGAACGAAGAAAGTAATTGAAAAACATTCGACTATAGGTATAGTTGTGACTACCGACGGGAGCATAAGCGGTATCGAAAGAAACAATTACATAGAAGCGGAAGAAAAGGTAATAAACGAACTTAAAGAAATAAATAAACCTTTTGTTACCATTTTGAATACTACGACGCCTAACAGCAAGGCTACGAGAGACCTTGGTTTGGAACTTGAAGAAAAGTACGAGTGTAAGGTCATAGTTCTCGATGTCATGAATATAACTTTGGATGATATAGAAGCTCTTCTTAAAGATGTATTGTTTGAATTCCCTATAAAAGAAATCAATTATTCTCTTCCTCTATGGCTTGATTTGGTAAGAGAAGAAAATACTATAAATAATGATATTTATGATTTCATCAAATCGAACAGCAACGATAACGATACCTTGAACAAGGTCATTTTCGGAGTTAAAAATTCTTCTTTTGATAAGTTCGGTATGGAAGTTACAAATATAGATTTAAGCAGCGGTATCGTTGACGTAGATGTAAAAGTTGAAAACAGTGCATTCTATGATCTTCTCAGCGAAAAGAACGATATCGAAATAAACGGAGAATCCGACTTATTCGGACTCGTATCCGATTTGACACAAATAAAGAGAGAATACGAAAAAATCGCATCGGCACTGTCTTTGGCAAGAAGCAGCGGATACGGAGTAGTTATGCCGGAGTTTGAAGATTATAAACTTGAAGAACCGGAAATGATAAGTAAATCATCCCGTCACGGAGTAAAAATAAAAGCTTGTGCACCGGCACTTCATATCATATGCACTGATGTGGAAACATCTGTAAGCCCTACAATAGGCTCAGAAGAAGAATGTCAGGTGTTCTACGACAAGCTTATAGATGAATACAAAAACGATCAGGATAAGATATGGGAAAGTGAATTCTTCGGACGTAATTTAAAAAATATGATAAGCGATAATATGCAAAACAAACTTATCTCAATAGAAGATGACAATAAGATGAAAATCCAAAAGACCCTTACTAAGGTCGTAAATTCCGGCAAAGGCGGGATAATACTTCTTTGGTTATAA
- a CDS encoding YlmC/YmxH family sporulation protein has protein sequence MHLEELKNRIIVNINNGEKLGVLGNCDLKIDEKQGKIEAVLIPQGKARKFFSGEVEYLTIPWDSIVKIGMDTIMVNLEK, from the coding sequence ATGCATTTAGAAGAGTTGAAGAACAGGATAATTGTAAACATAAATAACGGCGAAAAATTGGGGGTTTTAGGTAATTGTGACTTGAAAATAGATGAAAAACAGGGTAAAATAGAAGCAGTATTAATTCCGCAAGGCAAAGCCAGAAAATTCTTTTCCGGAGAAGTGGAATATTTAACTATTCCTTGGGACAGTATAGTAAAAATCGGGATGGATACAATAATGGTCAATTTAGAAAAATAA